A section of the Meles meles chromosome 8, mMelMel3.1 paternal haplotype, whole genome shotgun sequence genome encodes:
- the LOC123949357 gene encoding olfactory receptor 5B17-like, whose amino-acid sequence MKNNTEVKEFILLGLTNVPELQGPLFLMFTLIYLSTLIGNLGMIMLILLDSHLHIPMYFFLSNLSLVDFCYSSTVTPKVMAGLLIGDKVISYNACAAQMFFFVLFATVESYLLASMAYDRYAAVCKPLHYTTTMTTGVCAHLAIGSYVFAFLTAAIDIGDTFSLSFCMSNVVHHFFCDIPAVMTLTCSDKDINELILVLISSFNIFFALLIILISYMFIFIAVLKIQSGGGYQKALSTCVSHLVAVSIFYGTVIIMYVQPSSSHSMDTDKMASVFYTMVILMLNPMVYSLRNKEVKNTFKKFVEKAKYSLGLVF is encoded by the coding sequence ATGAAGAATAACACAGAGGTAAAAGAATTCATCCTGCTGGGACTAACCAATGTCCCAGAGCTGCAGGGTCCTCTCTTTCTAATGTTTACCCTCATCTACCTCAGCACTCTGATTGGGAACCTGGGGATGATCATGCTGATCCTTCTGGACTCTCATCTGCACAttcccatgtacttcttcctcagtaACCTGTCTCTGGTGGACTTTTGTTACTCCTCAACAGTCACTCCCAAGGTCATGGCTGGATTACTTATAGGAGATAAGGTCATCTCCTACAACGCATGTGCTGCCCAGATGTTCTTTTTTGTACTCTTCGCAACTGTGGAAAGTTACCTGTTAGCTTcaatggcctatgaccgctatgcaGCAGTGTGCAAACCCCTCCATTACACCACCACCATGACGACAGGTGTGTGTGCTCATCTGGCCATAGGCTCTTATGTCTTTGCTTTTCTAACTGCTGCTATTGATATTGGGGACACATTCAGTCTCTCTTTCTGTATGTCCAATGTGGTCCATCACTTTTTCTGTGATATTCCAGCAGTCATGACTCTGACTTGCTCAGATAAAGACATTAATGAGTTGATTCTTGTGCTTATTTCaagttttaatatcttttttgctCTTCTTATAATCTTGATTTCCTACATGTTCATATTTATCGCGGTCTTGAAGATACAGTCAGGTGGGGGATACCAGAAGGCTTTATCTACCTGTGTTTCTCACCTTGTTGCAGTTTCTATATTTTATGGGACAGTCATCATCATGTATGTACAGCCAAGTTCCAGTCATTCCATGGACACAGACAAAATGGCATCTGTGTTTTATACTATGGTCATCCTCATGCTGAACCCTATGGTGTACAGTTTAAGGAACAAAGAGGTCAAGAACACATTCAAGAAGTTTGTTGAGAAGGCAAAATATTCTCTAGGTTTAGTCTTCTAG
- the LOC123949199 gene encoding olfactory receptor 5B3-like: MENRTEVTQFILLGLTNDPKLQLPLFIMFTLIYLITLAGNLGITMLILLDSHLHMPMYFFLSNLSLVDLCYSTAIIPTVMVGLLIGDQVISYNACAAQMFFFAAFATVENYLLASMAYDCYAAVCKPLHYTTTMTAGVCARLAIGCYVCGFLNASIQIGDTFSLSFCMNNVIHHFFCDIPAVMVLSCSDRHVSELALVYATTFNIIFALLVIFESYIFIFITILKMHSSSGYQKAISTCASHLTAVSIFYGTVIFMYVQPSSSHSMDTDKMASVFYTMVIPMLNLVVYSMRNKEVKNAFMRTVLEPKLSLRL, translated from the coding sequence ATGGAGAACAGGACAGAAGTGACACAGTTCATTCTGCTGGGACTAACCAATGACCCAAAACTGCAGCTTCCCCTCTTCATAATGTTCACCCTCATCTACCTCATCACTCTGGCTGGGAATTTGGGGATTACCATGTTGATTCTGTTGGACTCCCATCTCCACATGcccatgtattttttcctcaGTAACCTGTCTCTGGTGGACCTTTGTTACTCGACAGCCATCATTCCCACTGTCATGGTTGGATTACTTATAGGAGACCAGGTCATCTCCTACAATGCCTGTGCTGCTCAGATGTTCTTTTTTGCAGCCTTTGCCACTGTGGAAAATTATCTCTTGGCCTCAATGGCCTATGACTGCTATGCAGCAGTGTGCAAACCCCTCCATTACACCACCACCATGACGGCAGGTGTGTGTGCTCGTTTGGCCATAGGCTGCTATGTCTGTGGTTTCCTGAATGCCTCTATTCAAATTGGAGACACATTCAGTCTCTCTTTCTGTATGAACAATGTAATCCATCACTTTTTCTGTGATATACCCGCAGTCATGGTTCTTTCTTGTTCTGATAGACATGTCAGTGAGCTGGCTCTTGTTTATGCAACCACTTTCAACATTATTTTTGCTCTCCTGGTTATCTTTGAATCCTACATATTCATATTTATCACCATCCTGAAGATGCACTCATCTTCAGGATATCAGAAGGCTATATCCACCTGTGCCTCCCACCTCACTGCTGTGTCCATCTTCTATGGGACAGTCATCTTCATGTATGTACAGCCCAGCTCCAGCCATTCCATGGACACAGACAAAATGGCATCTGTGTTCTACACGATGGTCATCCCCATGCTAAACCTTGTGGTCTACAGCATGAGGAACAAAGAAGTCAAGAATGCATTCATGAGGACTGTTTTAGAGCCAAAATTATCTCTAAGATTGTGA